A region from the Bombyx mori chromosome 15, ASM3026992v2 genome encodes:
- the LOC101740684 gene encoding ubiquitin carboxyl-terminal hydrolase 39, whose product MTEEQSRKRKITDENGTDKQGRYSKTQQIQCPYLDTINRHVLDFDFEKLCSVSLTRINVYACLVCGKYFQGRGTNTHAYTHSVADGHHVFLNLNTLKFYCLPDNYEVIDSSLNDIKYVLNPTFTPEQIKLIDTNTKMSRAIDGTMYMPGIVGLNNIKANDYCNVILQCLSQVRPLRNYFLREENYASVKRPPGDSSFLLVQRFGELLRKLWNPRAFKAHVSPHEMLQAVVLWSKKRYQFIKQSDPIDFLSWFLNSLHMALNGTKKPNSSIIYKSFLGHMRIYTRKLPPPDADDAAKVDLSSEEYNEMITESPFLYLTCDLPPTPLFTDEFRENIIPQVNLYQLLSKFNGQTSKEYKTYKENFLKRFEITQLPPYLILYIKRFTKNTFFVEKNPTVVNFPVKNVDFGDILTAEIKAKHNGKTIYELVGNIVHDGTPEKGTYRAHVLHKPTQQWYEMQDLHVTSILPQMITLTEAYIQIYELKQD is encoded by the exons ATGACTGAAGAACAATCTAGAAAACGCAAAATAACTGATGAAAATGGGACTGACAAACAAG gaCGATATTCGAAAACTCAACAAATTCAATGTCCTTACCTGGATACTATCAATCGGCATGTTTTAGATTTTGACTTTGAGAAATTGTGCTCGGTTTCATTGACTAGAATCAATGTTTACGCTTGCTTAGTGTGCggtaaatattttcag GGAAGAGGCACCAACACTCATGCCTACACACATTCAGTGGCTGATGGACACCATGTATTTTTGAATCTTAACACATTAAAGTTCTATTGTCTTCCTGACAATTATGAAGTTATtg ACTCTTCATTGAATGACATCAAATATGTTTTGAACCCAACATTCACACCTGAACAGATCAAGCTTATAGATACTAACACAAAGATGTCACGAGCCATTGATGGCACAATGTATATGCCTGGCATTGTAGGCCTTAATAATATCAAGGCCAATGATTACTGTAATGTAATTTTGCAG TGTTTGTCACAAGTACGTCCCCTACGTAACTACTTTTTGAGAGAAGAGAACTATGCTAGTGTAAAAAGACCACCAGGGGACTCGTCTTTTTTACTTGTACAAAGATTTGGTGAATTATTACGCAAACTATGGAACCCCCGTGCTTTTAAAGCACATGTATCTCCTCACGAGATGTTGCAGGCTGTTGTGCTGTGGTCTAAGAAGCGATATCAGTTTATTAAGCAGA GTGATCCAATAGACTTTCTGTCTTGGTTTCTAAATTCATTACACATGGCACTGAATGGTACAAAGAAGCCAAATAGCTCCATAATTTATAAGTCATTTCTGGGTCACATGAGGATCTATACAAG AAAGTTGCCACCGCCGGATGCTGATGATGCAGCTAAAGTCGATCTTAGCAGTGAAGAGTACAATGAAATGATCACTGAGTCTCCATTTTTGTACCTCACATGTGATTTGCCTCCAACGCCATTGTTCACTGATGAGTTCCGCGAAAATATTATTCCACAG GTAAATCTTTACCAGCTGTTGTCAAAATTCAATGGTCAAACATCAAAAGAATACAAGACTTATAAAGAGAACTTTTTGAAAAGATTTGAAATAACACAGCTGCCTCCTTATCTAATTCTTTACATAAAAAGGTTTACGAAAAATACTTTTTTCGTTGAAAAGAATCCTACAGTTGTAAACTTTCCTGTCAA aaacgtCGATTTTGGCGATATACTGACTGCGGAAATTAAGGCGAAACATAACGGAAAAACAATATACGAACTGGTTGGTAACATTGTTCATGATGGAACACCTGAGAAAGGGACATACAGAGCTCACGTGTTGCATAAGCCTACACAGCAGTG GTATGAGATGCAAGATCTTCATGTTACCAGTATTTTACCTCAAATGATTACACTTACTGAagcatatatacaaatatatgaaCTAAAGCAGGACTAA